TCCGGAGGTGAGCATTCGCCATTATCTTCCGATCCGGATGTCCGGGCCGCTTGACCGATTGCTCCGAAGGACGGGGCGGGCCGTTTCGGTTTCGCCCTGCCAATTCCTTCCGGCGGCCCTAAGGTCAAGGGATTCCTCGCCCACCCGGCCTGTGAAATCCAATTGACCGCCCATGCCGGCAACTTTATTGTATGGGTAACCATATAATTATTGTCTGGTTAGACAGGCAAATAGGCCCTGGTCGCGGGAACCGGCAAGGCAGGCAGGGGCGTGGGCGTCGGGTTTTTCACACCGTTTCCGAAGTATTTGCAGATCCGCGACCTGCTGGTCCGGCGTCTCGGCAGCGAATACAGCCCCGGCGACCGCTTCCCCACCGAGCAGGCCTTGACCGACGAATTCGGCGTCAGCCGCGAGACCGTACGCGAGGCACTTTCCGGCTTGGAAAAGGATGGAATCCTCCGCCGCCATCGGGGCCGAGGCACGTTTGTCGCCTGCCTGCCCGCCGAACGCCCGGACGAACGCCTGACGGGTCCGGTCGAGGGGTTCACCGAGCTAAAGCTCGACACCGAGGCGCGGATCCTTAAATCAGGCGTTTGCAACCTGCCGCCAGCGTTTTTCAGCCGCCATGGTATTCCCGCCGGGCGGCCGTTCTATCTGATTCGTCGGCTTCGGCTGCTGGACGGAGCGCCGTTGGCGCTTCACGATGCGTTCATGCCGGTGGAGGTCGGCGTCCGGATCGATCGGCTCGACCTTCGTCACACTACCATCATGGGCGAACTCCGTGACACGCTCAGCATTCCGATCCGCGAGCGATGGCAGCAGATCGACGCCACTGTCGCCGATACGGAAATGGCCGGGCCGCTGAATGTCCCGATCGGCGCCCCGCT
The DNA window shown above is from Hyphomicrobiales bacterium and carries:
- a CDS encoding GntR family transcriptional regulator, with translation MQIRDLLVRRLGSEYSPGDRFPTEQALTDEFGVSRETVREALSGLEKDGILRRHRGRGTFVACLPAERPDERLTGPVEGFTELKLDTEARILKSGVCNLPPAFFSRHGIPAGRPFYLIRRLRLLDGAPLALHDAFMPVEVGVRIDRLDLRHTTIMGELRDTLSIPIRERWQQIDATVADTEMAGPLNVPIGAPL